Genomic DNA from Danio rerio strain Tuebingen ecotype United States chromosome 22, GRCz12tu, whole genome shotgun sequence:
ttgacagctaatatgtcggtgatttgatgctttgcaaaagttgcagacgcctttccCAATATCAACATGCTTTTTGATGCACAACTAATTTAAATTCCTTAGAGCAATTAAGAAACTAAAATAGGCCTCGGCTACAAGAgtaaagaaaatctgctctaaatGTAAAGCTAAATAAGTTgctgaatactcttgacacatgaaagtgtaaagcctgcagctcacaacaaacatgggaagttattgcgtgtcatatttaacaaaccgtttactactaattttatataattttgataCATggttaattgaatattaatcagatgatgtcattacgctgctgtgccgtcagccaatcgttgcattgctgttCATGATTTTGgggatggatagatctgtccttcacaacacacgctgatctcagatcagttcatccagacaatCTAATCtaattcacgaacttgtttgaagaaccaaattagccagagatcagatatcaagatgaacagatccaggatctgccaaatcatcttagatcatttaagcgaggtacgaagaacggaccccaggttggcACGCTCAAATATCGTTTTCATCTAATatataatacagttgaagtcagaattattcgcctccctctgagtttcttttttaaatattcatttttaaatgatgttgaacagattcaggaaatgttcacattatgtttgataatattttttttcttctggagaaagtcttatttgttttatttcgactagaataaaagcagtttctaattttttaaacaccattttaaggtcaatattattagcccctttaagctttatttgttttcgataatctccagaacaaaccatcattatacaatgacttgcctaattaccctaactttaacctaattaccctagtgaagcctttaaatgtctctttaagctgtatagaagtgtcttaaagaatatctagtctaatattatttactgtcatcatgacaaagaggaaataaatcagttattagagatgagttattaacactgttatgattataaatgtgttggagaaatctgctctctgataaacagaaattggggaaaaagtaaacaggggggcgaataattctgacttcaactgtatgttttatgTATGATATCTACCAGGTGTTCATCATGAATTATCAATAACCCTCACTGATATCGTTAACTTAATCACCGCATCTGTGTTCTTGAATCTTTCTATCGTTAAACAAACGTTATTTGAGGGTGCAAACCTGATGAAAACTCAACGTTAAATTTTCAACACTCCAACTGTTAATTCAAtgataattcaataataataataaataaataattttatttgtaaatggagcttttctagacacccaaggtcgccttacaataagcaaataataaataaacaaaaacaaacaataaaacattacTAAACAAGCATTGACCAAACGCACATCGccaatataaaataacatgataaaaaaCATGAATGGTTAAaggaaagcctgcttaaaaaCATGGTCTCTAGACGAGATTTAAATGTGTCAAGACTATCACTCATCCTTAGATCCAGGGGACGTTCTGCTCTCTGGGTATCATCAGAAAGATTGAAGTATATCAATTAATTCTATTTATATGGACTGCTGATTGTGAACGTGATTAAAGGTGCTTTCATGAAACATCGCTGTACATGCCAGGTTAAATGTGGTAGTGATTATATTTGTACACCACACGCAAAATACTGCACGTTATTCATGTTGCAAAATAGTGAAGGTTGTTTATGGTTTATTGCTTCCACAAATGTAATTTATATGCAGCAGCAGGAACGGTGTTTACAGTTGAGTTTGTAGCTATTATAACAAAACTACCTGATTAATTCACAGTATGAAAGAGTGCGATGAgtataaaatcataaataaaactgaaattgcTCAAAATCCTCCTTAATTTTGTGTAATATGCGAGTTTTCCCATCTTATATCTGTCTTGATACTGAAAacaaatcaaatacattaaatgaaAACAGTAGCTACATTCAGATGACATGAACACAGAGATTTTCAGCGCAATTGTTTTCGATGTGATGTACTTTGTTGTTCTTGTAGTCAAAGAAAAACCTCTGTGttgcaaaataaacaataaaatatgaaatgaaaaatgaaatatgAAACGTGTCCATCACAGACAAGTAAACATGAACAAAACGTAAACAAAGATGTGATTAACtcaaacattaattataaagtataaACTCTCTTAATCATACAAGTATTCAATGAATCAGGTTCctctcacatacacaaacacgctCTTCCAAGTGTGTGCGTCGACTAGCTTCATcatcctgcaaaaaaaaaaaagaaataaagtttGGACAGTCTAACATATATTTCAGTGAAGAACATGTTGACCCAGAAGCTAAAGTAAGATGAGACCTGAATCATCAAATGAGTGCTAATGCTAGACGCTAGGATATCTGAGCTCCACACGGCGGACTGAACTCTATTAACATCTTAGATCATTTTAGTCCTTGATATTATGAGTGTTCAGAATAGCGTATACTACACTTACTATTTCAGTCGTGTCTATATTTTGAAGACAGTGTCTGCTTTTCTGAACATAGCAGCCCTCAAACAGTAGCCCTTACGGGAATGCCAGCAGCAAGAATTTGTATAATAACACAAGTTATATCAAGTAAACAacaatgtttgtatgtgtatttagggACATTTTGCCTTAAAATTTAACTTAAAGAATCCTATTATAACTATTTTTGTCTGTTTCATCCTGCTAAATCAGCTTTAATTGAAGGTaaataatgtaaaacatttttattatgttgCTGTTATCTAAATGTACAATTTTctttgtaactttttttaaataagcctTTGCGGCTCtatttgctgatgtttttttctttgcagCTGTCACAATAGTACAAGAACATCCTGCTTCAATACATGTGACATCAAAAAAGgctacaaaagtaatctaaatgtaatccataaGTAGTCAAACTGCATTAGATAAAAGTAATCTAAGTGTAACCCAACAGTAGTCAAATTACGTTACCATAAACGTAATCTAAATGTTATTCAAAAGTAGTCAACTTGtgtaacaataaaagtaatctaaatgtaatccaaaaagtCAAATTAATTCAACATAAAGgtaatataaatgtaatccaACAGTAGTCAAATCACTGTACCATAAAGGTAATCTAAAcataatccaaaagtagtcaaatTATGCTAttataaagtaatctaaatgtaatccaaaagtagtcaaatTACGCTAccataaagtaatctaaaagtagtcaaATTGTgttacaataaaagtaatctttgtGTAATCCAACAGTGGACAAATTACGCTACCATAAAGGTAAACTacatgtaatccaaaagtagtcaaatTGTGTTacaataaaagtaatcaaaatgtaatccaaaaaatCTAATTACTTTACCATGAAGGTAATCTAAATGTTATCCAAAAGCTGTCAAATTATGCTATCATAAAATAATCTATgtgtaaatgtaatccaaaaatagtcaaattacattaccataaagtaatctaaatgtaatccaaaagcagTCAAATTACGTTaccataaagtaatctaaatgtaatccaaaagtagtcattTGCACTTCCATAAAGGTAATCTAAATACAATCCAACAGTAGTTATATTATGCTATTAAAGGTGTTGAAGGTAATTTAAATGTAGTCTAACAGTAGTCAAATTACTCCACCTtcaatgtaatctaaatgtagcCCAAAAGTTATCAATTTACGCTActttaaaagtaatctaaatgtaatccaaatgtagaCAAATTACTAcctttacaataaaattaatataaatgtaatttaacagTAGTCCAATTATTCTACCTTTAggttaatctaaatgtaatccaaaagtaatcaatTTATGCtattataaaagtaatctaaatgtaatccaaaagtagtccatTTACTTTACCATAAAGGTAACCTAATGTAATCTAACAGTAGTCAAATGACTCTATCATAAaggtaatccaaatgtaatctaGACGTAATGAAATTATGCtactataaaagtaatctaaatgtaatccaaatgtagaCAAATTACTCTACCATAAAAGCAATATAAATGTAATCTAACAGTAGTCAACATACTCTATCATAaaggtaatctaaatgtaatacaaAGGTCATCAAATTATGCTACTATAACAGTaacctaaatgtaatccaaaagtagtccatCTACTTTACCATAaaggtaatctaaatgtaatctaacaGTAGTCAAATGACTCTATCATCaaggtaatctaaatgtaatccaaaagtggTCAAATTACTCTACCATACAGGTAATCTAAAAGTATCTTTTATCAGgtaatttgtaatcagtaactTCACAAGTAATCCACCCAGCTCTGCAAATGTGCTCGATCTCTTACATCACTGCAGGATGTCGGCCAGTTTGTCCTGGTAGTACTCGTAGTTCTCCTGACAGTCCTCCCAGGGTGTGAACTGCTGTTCGTCGCTCTCCACGAACGTGTCCCAGGTGTAGGTGAAATCCAGCGGCTTCATCATGCGCAGTTTGCAGCCGACGGACGCTAGTAGCTTCAGCCCTGCCTGGATCTCAGGCTCCTCCCACTCGAACAGCCGCGACGAAAAGATGGCCAGCCGGATGTTCTTCCTGGAGCGCAGGATCTCCGCCAGCTTGGTTGCGCAGTTGGCGCAGGGACTGGAGGACATGTACCAGGTGATGGTGTATTTGCAGGCCGGGTCGTAGTTGGTCAGGATCTGCTGGAAAAAGGCTTCCTCTGCGTGTCCGCCAGCGTGCTCGTCCTCAATGTAGCCCCTCATCAGGCCTTCGCCGCCGTGGTCCACCAGGTAACACAGGAAGGTTTTATTCCGGCCGGACGAGTACTCCACGTTCTTGAACTGGAACTTGAAGAAAAACGGGTCCATGCGATCCCTGCGGACACACAAGGCAGAGGATTGATGAGGCAGTTTGCTCAAAACACTCAAAATGATCTGTttacaatgagctgaaacagcTCAAATCTTACACTTATACTGTTTATTTGTCAGATGCACTGACATTTATAATTAAGCAGATGCTTGAATAACAGTAAATACATGACATGTGGAATATACAGCATAATCTGCTGgatttaaacatacagaataataatggATAGAGttatgtaaacaacaaaaaaaccaaGCAAAACAAGTTAACCTAAAGCCTGTAAGAAAACAAAATGTACGATGTTTGGTTCGCCAGCGCAcagttattctttaggtgaacaactaATTTGTGCAAGTTAATACACTGAAAATAAtgcttgttttggtaatcttcgaTCTGATCGTCTGCTTCTGACTGGctccttctctgatgatgtcagtttgagcttcagacacaatattcaataTTCCTATacatgagggaatgatgcacaaataGAAAGCCCCGccctctactcaatattcagattcagttggaagcacatcaacatactgaattaAAGGTCTcagcagcttctggttcatgtggTCTTCAATGGTTCTGTATTGGAATAGCATGAACAATCTACATGAACCCTTTATCAAACGAGGAACCACTTATATTGTAACTTAATTTACATTGATTATAATATcatttttcttaaattaaaaaagttcAATAGTGTTTAAAACACTTCAAGGTATTTCcgattgcaataaaaaaatgtgtaatacaGGTAATAATAGGTGTTTCAAACAAAGATAAACAGACCAGTTTGAGGCCATTTGCCTCAAACTAATTTTTCTGTTCCAATGCTACTTTTTCATAGTTTTTCTATGTAAATGTGTCTTTTACAGCATGTTTCAAGTTAAAAAATTTAAGGTTTACATCAACCCAGGATCTTTCtaattatgtacccctatatattattctggagagcgccaaatatatcccaggagctaagtttttttgcagcgaatccgccagaggctgctgtgtacagtTTTTCAGCCTAACTGACCGACTTACTGACTGATCAAGCGACCGATGACCCCACCAATAACCCAACCAATAGGGTTTTAAAAAGCATggattgaccagcccaccccctttcctaaacccaaccaatagtgttgtaaaaagcacagattaacccgcccacccccttctctaaacccaaccaatagtgttttaaaaagcacagattaacctgcccacccccttctctaaacccaaccaatagtgttttaaaaagcacagattgacccgcccaccaaccttccctaaacccaaccaatagtgttttaaaaagcacagattaacctgcccacccccttctctaaacccaaccaatagggtTTTAAAAAGCACggattgaccagcccaccccctttcctaaacccaaccaatagtgttgtaaaaagcacagattaacccgcccacccccttctctaaacccaaccaatagtgttttaaaaagcacagattaacctgcccacccccttctctaaacccaaccaatagggtTTTAAAAAGCACggattgaccagcccaccccctttcctaaacccaaccaatagtgttgtaaaaagcacagattaacccgcccacccccttctctaaacccaaccaatagtgttttaaaaagcacggattgacccgcccaccccctttcttaaacccaaccaatagtgttttaaaaagcacagattgacccgcccaccaaccttccctaaacccaaccaatagtgttttaaaaagcacaaattgaCAAACCCATCCCctttcttaaacccaaccaatagtgttttaaaaagcacagattgacccgcccaccaaccttccctaaacccaaacaatagtgttttaaaaagcacaaattgaCCAGCCCATCCCctttcttaaacccaaccaatagtgttttaaaaagcacagattgacccacccaccccctcccctaaacccaaccaatagtgttttaaaaagcacagattgacccgcccacccccttccctaaacccaaccgataatgttgtaaaaagcacagattgacccgcccaccaaacttccctaaacccaaccaacagtattttaaaaagcatagaTTGGGTCTTTCCCGAGGCCTTcttccggtgggacatgcctggaacacctcccaaggtaggcatccaggaggcatccacaacagatgcctgagccacctcagctgacttctctggatgtgggggagcagcgactctactctGGCTATCTCCACTAttagagctcctcaccctatcaccagtgcgccctgccacccttcgaaggaaacttattacggccgcttgtatccgagatcttgtcctttcagtcatgacccaaagctcatgaccataggtgagagtaggaacgcaGATTGACCGctaaatcgaaagctttgcctttcagctcagctcctacTTTACCACAACGGAGCGGTAGCATTACGGCtcctgctgcaccaatccgccagtcaatctcacgctccatcctaaATGTGTCTTAATTATACAGCAGCATTCTTTAAGTTAggaatatttattaattactaaGTCTCAGATGCTAAATCCACAGTTGAGATGTTGTGTTTGAGAgtttattagtcctcctgtgtgCAGCACTAGTGTCCTCCACATCTCCTCCTTCTGTTTTGTCCTGATGTgatgtctgactgttgtagccGTGTGATAACTctaatcattcagcggagtgatatatggagctgtaatgcactctaaacctgccggaactactttagctgtgcctttatctgacaTCACCCTAACACCTGAGAGTGACCACCAGCCAATCTACAATATAAAGCAGGCATAAAGTGTTCTCAGCAGTGGTCTGAAGGGGGTTTCTGTGGTTGTTTTTAACAGCTCCTTCACAGGCTGACAGATGGAAGGGCTGTTAGGGTTATAAATATCCCCAGCGGGGGCAGATCTTTATTCTTGGCGTCTGACCCATATACAGAACAGCTCAGGAGGCATTGTCTGCGTTGGCTGCCAGATGAACCTGATGCAGCCGTGATGGGCACCTGCTACTCGATGATCCACAACAATTTCGCAGCTTTAATGTGTCTGTAAAACTCGGCTCATCAGCACTGGCTCATCAAACACACATTTGGGCTCATGAATGCCAGTCGGAAATGGAAAAGCCCAAACCAAAGGTCAATTAAAGACTCTCAATCAGTTTCCAAAGCTGAGTttacacacaggcaggcaggcaggctagtttatttataaagcagaaTTCATGCACAATGCTCATTCAGTTCATGCTTTACATATCTGAAATGGAAGCACTTTAGTTTAGGTAACAATttacaccatttactactggtGTACTGCCTGCCTATTATCCAGATATTAATGTTGTATTAGCACTATTAAAGTATGATCTTACTCTACATCACTAAcaccctattcacacggggcgtaaacgcttgacagagggcgtgtctgaagatGGGGCAAAGgcaatcgtcatagcagcatcaaccaatgaaattcagtcagcaataggccactgtctagctggtgtatttgcatatagcgatctgattggctgacgcttccatctgtgcttgaaaagttgagctagtcccaacttctgcagcgagcaaagCCTCTGAAGTGGCGCCGACGGATctacaatgcagttcagcaacgcctgacgtcaccgattcaaagtgaatgggaagtgttgacgCAGACGCCCCTTGTGAATGGGCGTAATCCTAGCCAGGgcagcatagtggctcagtggttagcactgtggcctcacagcaaggaaagtcgctggttcgagtcccggccgggtcagttggtgtttctgtgtggagtttgcatgttctccccgtgttggcgtgggtttcccccaagtgctccggtttcccccacagtccaaacacatgcgctataggggagttgATGAACTAGgttgtgaatgggtgtttcccaggccattagttttgtttagtttctgCTACACTTGTGGGTTTTAAAACAAACGGCATCTAAGAAGACTTCTGGCGTAATCTCAAGGACTTCATTTCAGTGTTCTTTATGTCGAGGGAATCTTCTGTTATTTTTACCTTTAATGTTTTGGAGATCAGCGAGGTTGCaagttgctgtgtgtgtgtgtgtgtgtttcccgaAGCAGCAGATGTATGTTGTTAggttatttttaagagtgtgttCTTGAGAGCGGCAGCAGACAGCGGGTCACATCACAGCCTGTCAGACGCAGCCGTCCTGCTGGGGGCTGGGCTGAGTTTATCTGCTCCATTCCACCTGAACCAACACACATTCCCCAATACACACACGGAGAAACACACACCAGCCCTGAGCGCTCTACAACTGCATGGAGAAACCTGAACGGCACAATGAAATCCAAATCTACTCTTCTTATtgctatatttgtattataaacaatgtatctgtgcacttcgTTATTGTGTAAAAAATCCTTTGCCTTCAGAATATTAAATCATATATCATAACCTTCCCTTTCCCTCGCAATCACTGTTCTTCACTTCCTGGTCACATGGAAGGCCttcagggtggagctatcagtgcatTAGGGCGGGGTTACCATTGCTGGATTGCGGGACTAGCAatgctttagggcgggactaatgttggtctgcagatataaatgtgtgtgtgagggtctttgtgtcattaatgttggtctgcagatataaatgtgtgtgtgagggtctttgtgtcattaatgttggtctgcagatataaatgtgtgtgtgtgagggtctttgcgtcattaatgttggtgtgcagatataaatgtgtgtgtgagggtctttgcgtcattaatgttggtgtgcagatgtaaatgtgtgtgtgagggtctttgtgtcattaatgttggtctgcagatataaatgtgtgtgtgagggtctttgtgtcagtaatgttggtctgcagatataaatgtgtgtgtgagggtctttgcgtcattaatgttggtctgcagatataaatgtgtgtgtgagggtctttgcgtcattaatgttggtgtgcagatataaatgtgtgtgtgagggtctttgggtcattaatgttgatctgcagatataaatgtgtgtgtgagggtctttgcgtcattaatgttggtgtgcagatataaatatgtgtgtgagggtctttgcgtcattaatattggtctgcagatataaatgtgtgtgtgagggtctttgtgtcattaatgttggtctgcagatataaatgtgtgtgtgagggtctttgcgtcattaatgttggtgtgcagatataaatgtgtgtgtgagggtatttgcgtcattaatgttggtctgcagatataaatgtgtgtgtgagggtctttgtgtcattaatgttggtctgcagatataaatgtgtgtgtgagggtctttgcgtcattaatgttggtctgcatatataaatgtgtgtgtgagggtctttgcgtcattattgttggtctgcagatataaatgtgtgtgtgagggtctttgtgtcattaatgttggtctgcagatataaatgtgtgtgtgtgagggtctttgtgtcattaatgttggtgtgcagatataaatgtgtgtgtgggggtctttgtgtcattaatgttggtctgcagatataaatgtgtgtgtgagggtctttgtgtcattaatgttggtctgcagatataaatgtgtgtgtgagggtctttgtgtcattaatgttggtctgcagatataaatgtgtgtgtgagggtctttgcgtcattaatgttggtgtgcagatataaatgtgtgtgtgagggtctttgtgtcattaatgttgatctgcagatataaatgtgtgtgtgagggtctgtgtcattaatgttggtctgcagatataaatgtgtgtgtgagggtctttgtgtcattaatgttggtctgcagatataaatgtgtgtgtgagggtctttgtgtcattaatgttggtctgcagatataaatgtgtgtgtgagggtctttgtgtcattaatgttgatctgcagatataaatgtgtgtgtgagggtctttgtgtcattaatgttgatctgcagatataaatgtgtgtgtgagggtctttgtgtcattaatgttggtctgcagatataaatgtgtgtgtgagggtctttgtgtcattaatgttggtctgcagatataaatgtgtgtgtgagggtctttgcgtcattaatgttggtctgcagatataaatgtgtgtgtgagggtctttgtgtcattaatgttggtctgcagatataaatgtgtgtgtgagggtctttgtgtcattaatgttggtgtgcagatataaatgtgtgtgtgagggtctttgtgtcattaatgttggtctgcagatataaatgtgtgtgtgagggtctttgtgtcattactgttggtgtgcagatataaatgtgtgtgtgagggtctttgcgtcattaatgttggtctgcagatataaatgtgtgtgtgagggtctttgcgtcattaagtATTGTGATGTATTCTTCTTCTTCTAATATTATTCtttccagaactgtcttgagcatctgtctgcacTCTCGCCTCCAGAAGTCACCACATTCACCACGTTCATTGCGTTTGGTCTTGGTCTTATGAGGCGCAGCTCATTTATTAGAGAACTAAGACCACAGTGGAAAATCCCAACAGTGAAGCAGACTCCACTCCTCTCAGTGAAATCAGTGCACGTTTAACAGGAGCTGAGGAGTTTGTTTCTCAGTGGATGGTAACTTTAATTTGTATGTAAGCTGTAGACTCACCCTGTGATGGTCTCGAATGGCGGCAGCTCTATAGGTTCTGGTTTTTCTCCGTCTGCAGCAGCAGCTCCGGCCTCTCCGTTCTCCATCGGCACTTCTTTCCCGTTCACTTCGGGTTTCTCCGCTTCTGTTGGGCTTTTCTCCTCTTTCTTGGCATCATTTTCTGCCTTTTCCTTCCTCCTGACGCTCAGACGAGAGCTGACGCCGCTGCTGCCCTTTCTATCGGCCATCTCtgaaactaaacacacacacacacacacctcagtatTTATAACAGcactagagtgtgtgtgtgtgtgtgtgtgtgcagctgtcGGTCAGTTCTATTAAAAGACCTTCTGGCCTTCGAGATGATAGATAAATGAAATCTTACACAGACAAAGGTCTTGCGCGCTTCTCTTTTAAATGCTGAAATATGTTTATCGCAGCTTATGAAATAAAACATCTCTGCTTTACTAGTTTAACGTCACTTCCAAACTAATATTAGAGTGATCACAGacgatttattaatgtagttcactttactgtggcctcacagtaagaaggtcgctggttcaagtcccgactgggtcagttggtgttcctgtgtggagtttgcatgttctccccgtgttggcgtggtttttttccgggtgctccggtttcccccaaagtctaaacacatgcgctataggggaactgatcaactaaactgtagtgtatgagtgtgaatgaatgagtgtgtatgggtgtttcccagctggaagggcatgagctgcataaaacatatgctggataagttggcggttcattccactgtgaatttccctgataaataaaggaaaatgaatgaaaaaatttaactaatgttgtttgtccatatttgacccagtgttacAACAACCCAGCGCTGTGTATAATCGAAATATGTAAAAAGCGTCCCAAACTTTGATAGGAAGCACAAGCCACaatgatttataaaatataaatataaaaaaacacatcaggaaacatttttattgttcaaATGTAGTTTGTTTGTTGCTCAAGAAACTTAATATTGcgctctaaaaatgctgggttgttgtaagtAACCCAATGTTGTATTAAATGTGAAC
This window encodes:
- the apobec2a gene encoding C->U-editing enzyme APOBEC-2a, with protein sequence MADRKGSSGVSSRLSVRRKEKAENDAKKEEKSPTEAEKPEVNGKEVPMENGEAGAAAADGEKPEPIELPPFETITGDRMDPFFFKFQFKNVEYSSGRNKTFLCYLVDHGGEGLMRGYIEDEHAGGHAEEAFFQQILTNYDPACKYTITWYMSSSPCANCATKLAEILRSRKNIRLAIFSSRLFEWEEPEIQAGLKLLASVGCKLRMMKPLDFTYTWDTFVESDEQQFTPWEDCQENYEYYQDKLADILQ